One genomic window of Solanum stenotomum isolate F172 chromosome 9, ASM1918654v1, whole genome shotgun sequence includes the following:
- the LOC125877106 gene encoding benzyl alcohol O-benzoyltransferase: protein MDPIKQSSSQLVFTVTRQKAELIAPAKPTPHETKFLSDIDDQEGLRFQIPVINFYRKDSDYSTGGNHDPVKVIKKAIAETLVFYYPFAGRLREGNGRKLMVDCTGEGVMFVEADADVTLEEFGDELQPPFPCLEELLYDVPGSAGVLNCPLLLIQVTRLKCGGFIFALRLNHTMSDAAGLVQFMTAVGEMALGASVPSTLPVWCRELLNSRDPPRVTCTHHEYDEVPDTKGTIIPLDDMVHKSFFFGPSEVSALRRFIPPHLRKSSTFELLTSVLWRCRTISLKPDPEEEVRVLCIVNARSKFNPPLPNGFYGNAFAFPVAVTTAAKLCKNPLGYALELVKKAKSDVTEEYMKSVADLMVMKGRPHFTVVRTYLVSDVTRAGFGEVDFGWGKAVYGGPAKGGVGAIPGVASFYIPFKNKNGENGIVVPVCLPAFAMEIFVRELDGMLKGNDDPLGKYTNYAIIKPAL from the exons atggATCCAATTAAGCAATCATCATCACAATTAGTATTCACTGTGACAAGGCAAAAAGCAGAGCTAATTGCTCCAGCAAAGCCAACTCCACATGAAACTAAATTTCTCTCAGACATTGATGATCAAGAAGGTCTTCGATTCCAAATCCccgttattaatttttatcgtAAGGATTCGGATTATTCTACGGGAGGAAATCATGACCCTGTAAAAGTTATTAAAAAAGCTATAGCTGAAACACTTGTATTTTACTATCCGTTTGCTGGTCGGCTCCGTGAAGGAAATGGCCGGAAACTGATGGTGGATTGCACCGGGGAAGGAGTTATGTTCGTGGAGGCGGATGCTGACGTTACGCTTGAAGAATTTGGAGATGAACTTCAGCCTCCATTTCCTTGTTTGGAAGAGCTTCTTTATGATGTTCCTGGCTCTGCTGGAGTTCTTAATTGTCCTCTGCTTCTTATTCAG GTAACTCGTCTCAAGTGTGGTGGTTTCATTTTTGCACTGCGATTAAACCACACGATGAGTGACGCAGCCGGTCTTGTCCAATTCATGACTGCTGTGGGTGAAATGGCACTCGGGGCATCTGTTCCCTCTACACTCCCTGTCTGGTGCAGAGAATTGCTCAACTCCCGTGATCCACCCCGAGTGACATGCACACACCACGAGTACGATGAAGTACCCGATACAAAGGGAACAATTATCCCATTAGATGACATGGTTCACAAATCATTCTTTTTTGGCCCTTCTGAGGTCTCAGCACTTCGTCGATTCATCCCTCCTCATTTGCGCAAATCTTCCACTTTTGAATTGCTCACATCAGTCCTCTGGCGCTGCCGCACAATTTCCCTAAAACCCGATCCTGAAGAGGAAGTCCGCGTTCTTTGCATTGTGAACGCACGTTCCAAGTTCAATCCACCCTTACCTAACGGCTTCTACGGCAACGCCTTTGCGTTCCCCGTAGCAGTCACGACCGCGGCTAAATTATGCAAAAATCCACTAGGATATGCACTGGAGCTAGTGAAGAAGGCTAAGTCAGACGTGACTGAAGAATACATGAAATCGGTAGCGGATTTGATGGTGATGAAAGGGAGGCCTCATTTCACTGTGGTGCGGACTTATCTCGTGTCCGACGTGACTCGAGCGGGATTCGGAGAAGTAGATTTCGGATGGGGGAAAGCAGTGTATGGTGGACCGGCCAAAGGAGGAGTAGGGGCAATTCCTGGTGTGGCTAGTTTTTACATACCATTTAAGAACAAAAATGGTGAAAATGGAATTGTGGTCCCTGTATGTTTGCCTGCCTTTGCAATGGAAATATTCGTTAGGGAACTCGATGGCATGTTGAAAGGTAACGATGATCCATTAGGCAAGTACACAAACTATGCCATTATCAAACCTGCACTATGA